A genome region from Verrucomicrobiota bacterium includes the following:
- a CDS encoding PEGA domain-containing protein, with protein sequence MSCQDRCSVQTLRAAPLQTKRRTALPPRRTATSRRRAHFLRGVKYYEGGDFRWALLEFQRAYDLSPNYRILYNLGRVNQELNTYADATRAFEDYLRLGGDDIDAQRREEVLREIEALRPKLASLTITVSVAGAEVIVDNRSIGHSPLGSPISVDGGAHFVAVRHSGHVQQEKRIVLAAGDTVEQTFTLKRTRSELSRAVPAVAGSRAGVAPAPRPAPPGAPSERSGLSFAAMATWVGTGALAAGAAVTGALAYTQAKDLAELRDSPYSMQAERDSLGHKARMLAVASDALTGAAVLAGATALYLTFGGGSDGPAERDRARVGLAGTQVTFAYHY encoded by the coding sequence GTGTCATGCCAAGACCGGTGTTCGGTTCAGACGCTTCGCGCAGCGCCACTGCAGACGAAGCGGCGCACGGCGCTTCCGCCGAGAAGGACCGCAACATCGAGGCGGCGCGCGCACTTTCTTCGCGGCGTCAAGTACTACGAGGGGGGGGACTTCCGCTGGGCGCTGCTCGAATTCCAGCGCGCCTACGATCTGTCCCCCAACTATCGCATCCTGTACAACCTGGGCCGCGTCAATCAGGAGCTGAACACATACGCCGACGCGACCCGGGCCTTCGAGGACTACTTGCGCCTCGGCGGTGATGACATCGACGCGCAGCGTCGCGAAGAAGTCCTGCGTGAGATCGAGGCCCTGCGTCCGAAGCTGGCCAGCCTGACGATCACGGTCAGTGTCGCAGGTGCCGAGGTGATCGTGGACAACCGATCCATCGGACACAGCCCGCTTGGCTCTCCCATTTCGGTGGACGGTGGCGCGCATTTCGTCGCGGTTCGTCATTCAGGCCACGTGCAGCAGGAGAAGCGCATCGTCCTCGCCGCGGGCGACACGGTCGAGCAAACCTTCACGCTGAAGAGGACGCGCTCCGAGCTGTCCCGCGCGGTGCCCGCCGTGGCAGGTTCCCGCGCCGGAGTCGCGCCAGCGCCGCGGCCAGCGCCACCAGGAGCTCCGTCCGAACGCAGCGGTCTAAGCTTCGCTGCCATGGCGACTTGGGTCGGAACCGGCGCGCTGGCCGCGGGAGCGGCCGTCACCGGGGCGCTAGCCTACACGCAGGCCAAGGACCTCGCAGAGCTGCGCGATTCGCCCTACTCGATGCAGGCAGAGCGTGACTCGCTCGGGCACAAGGCGCGGATGCTGGCCGTCGCGTCGGATGCGCTGACGGGCGCTGCCGTGTTGGCCGGAGCCACCGCTCTGTACTTGACGTTCGGCGGCGGCAGCGACGGTCCCGCCGAGCGAGATCGGGCCCGGGTAGGCCTGGCAGGAACGCAGGTGACGTTCGCCTACCACTACTGA
- a CDS encoding serine/threonine protein kinase, whose translation MEQPREQDPNPQEAVDSDALDRLKPGDILGGYQLLTTIARGGVGLVWAARRTGRLGIPQVVAVKTALSLANEHMEQLFFDEARVAASIDHPNVCRVHDLGEEQGVLYLAMDWIDGASLSNLIGAVPERRLDPVLAAYIVAEACSGLHAAHELHDEDGRSLEVIHRDATPQNILLSSKGVVKVTDFGIVKARDQAHDATKTGEVKGKLSYFAPEQLLGKQCDRRLDIFALGAVLYLAVTGQDAFRDANAGATMLKILGGRFEPPRSVVAACPSELDAVIRRALALEPDDRFSTAAEFRAALCEFMENRNAAIGPQDVSQALNQYLGSALTHRRAKIRAAQEQFDSQGFFGRAGATQGAEAWSGEPSLVSGRAARPVTSTPSAVAVDLVQAQSARSARPTLWFMAAIVAAATIAAVALWTGSGKKSVTAASVSDATQAMPAARRQPPSRTAPTDSVTVAIRAVPSSAMLSVDGEPARLGPLQLTAPAGRDARTVEVRAEGYEPKQIIIPFDRSRTEVVRLAPGPRVRTLGRGSVARSSVRRGVQKPAVEKLVSDPFVLPAPQRPPRRSIDVADPFQE comes from the coding sequence ATGGAACAGCCGCGAGAACAAGACCCGAACCCCCAGGAAGCCGTGGACAGCGACGCACTGGATCGGCTCAAACCCGGCGATATCCTCGGCGGCTACCAGCTCTTGACGACCATCGCGCGGGGTGGCGTCGGCCTGGTCTGGGCGGCACGGCGCACCGGGCGGCTCGGGATCCCTCAGGTCGTGGCCGTCAAGACGGCGCTCAGCTTGGCCAACGAACACATGGAGCAGTTGTTCTTCGACGAGGCTCGAGTCGCCGCATCCATCGACCATCCCAACGTGTGTCGCGTACACGATCTCGGTGAGGAGCAGGGCGTTCTCTACCTGGCGATGGATTGGATCGATGGCGCCTCGCTGTCGAATTTGATCGGCGCCGTGCCCGAACGACGGCTCGACCCCGTCTTGGCCGCCTACATCGTTGCCGAAGCGTGTTCGGGATTACATGCGGCGCACGAGCTGCACGACGAAGACGGCAGGTCCCTGGAGGTCATCCACCGGGATGCCACACCGCAGAATATCCTGCTTTCCTCCAAAGGGGTCGTCAAGGTCACCGATTTCGGCATCGTCAAGGCGCGCGACCAGGCTCACGACGCGACCAAGACCGGAGAGGTCAAAGGGAAGCTCTCGTACTTCGCGCCGGAGCAGCTGCTCGGCAAGCAATGCGACCGGCGGCTCGACATCTTCGCGCTCGGCGCCGTCTTGTATCTCGCCGTCACGGGCCAGGATGCGTTCCGCGACGCCAACGCCGGCGCGACGATGCTGAAGATTCTGGGAGGACGGTTCGAGCCTCCTCGGTCGGTCGTCGCCGCCTGCCCGTCGGAGCTCGACGCCGTCATTCGGCGCGCTCTGGCGCTCGAACCCGACGACCGCTTCTCGACGGCCGCGGAGTTTCGAGCTGCTCTGTGCGAGTTCATGGAGAATCGAAACGCCGCAATCGGGCCCCAGGACGTGTCGCAAGCGCTCAACCAGTACCTCGGATCGGCGCTCACCCACCGACGTGCCAAGATCCGGGCCGCCCAGGAGCAGTTCGATTCACAGGGCTTCTTCGGCCGAGCAGGTGCCACGCAGGGCGCCGAGGCATGGAGCGGCGAGCCTTCCCTCGTCTCCGGTCGGGCGGCTCGACCCGTGACCTCCACGCCGAGCGCCGTAGCCGTCGATCTGGTGCAGGCTCAGTCAGCGCGCTCCGCTCGGCCGACGTTGTGGTTCATGGCGGCGATAGTGGCGGCCGCGACGATCGCGGCCGTCGCGCTGTGGACCGGCTCTGGGAAGAAGAGCGTCACAGCCGCGTCCGTGTCCGATGCCACGCAGGCGATGCCTGCGGCGCGTCGCCAGCCGCCGTCGAGGACCGCGCCAACCGACTCGGTGACGGTGGCCATCCGCGCGGTCCCGTCGAGCGCCATGCTGTCGGTCGACGGCGAGCCTGCTCGTTTGGGGCCTCTGCAGCTGACCGCTCCAGCAGGTAGAGACGCTCGGACGGTGGAAGTTCGTGCGGAGGGCTACGAGCCCAAACAGATCATCATCCCCTTCGACCGAAGCCGCACTGAAGTCGTGCGGCTCGCTCCGGGGCCTCGCGTCCGCACTCTCGGGCGTGGCAGCGTGGCCAGGAGCAGCGTACGCCGGGGCGTGCAGAAGCCGGCGGTTGAGAAGCTGGTCTCCGACCCGTTCGTCCTCCCCGCGCCGCAGCGCCCGCCGCGTCGTTCGATCGACGTCGCCGATCCCTTCCAGGAGTAA